In Humulus lupulus chromosome 6, drHumLupu1.1, whole genome shotgun sequence, a single genomic region encodes these proteins:
- the LOC133785912 gene encoding EG45-like domain containing protein — MAMRVLIIFLGLLICQSSVASGDKGTATFYTPPYLPSACNGFKEDGVMIAAASEAIWDDKGACGRRYKVRCTGATNQGDANPCRGGSIVVKIVDLCPAAGCQGTIDLSQEAFAMIADPDAGKINIKYIQV, encoded by the exons ATGGCAATGCGAGTACTGATCATTTTTCTAGGCTTGCTGATATGCCAGTCCTCTGTCGCATCTGGAGACAAGGGCACCGCAACTTTTTACACACCTCCTTACCTCC CATCTGCATGCAACGGATTCAAAGAGGATGGAGTTATGATCGCAGCAGCAAGCGAAGCTATATGGGACGACAAGGGCGCATGTGGAAGAAGGTATAAGGTCAGATGCACCGGCGCCACCAACCAAGGTGATGCCAACCCATGCAGAGGTGGCTCCATCGTCGTCAAAATCGTCGACCTTTGTCCTGCTGCTGGTTGCCAGGGAACCATTGATCTCTCTCAAGAAGCTTTCGCTATGATCGCTGATCCTGACGCAGGCAAAATAAACATCAAGTACATTCA GGTTTGA